The nucleotide window GGAATCCTGGAGCGCCCTGGTGGTCTGGAGGTGTAAGTTATTACTCGTCTTCATGTCTAGTTTtgccttctttcctttctttcttcttaaaatgacctcaagctgagcaacacgttcctccagttgtttttgttctctcgcccagctctggcttctctcagttatatacttttcctgctgctttcgctcaggagccaaagtagcctccagcttttgcaccgtctgtagcagaatggctttctcttctttctcttctgttatcttctctatcattagattattaaatgcatccaagtcttttactactttctccatgtgttccagcttctccttcatttcagcaatctgctcagatttcttctttcttctgctttgaTAAATTTTtcttaaccttctgaagagctccatgtttatgcctctttactcacacgCAGAAatctcggaaatgagagaaccAGAGATGCGTTCTGACTTACATATAAGTTGCCCCACTGTGACATCACAACGAGGTGCTCTGCCCAcggtctctttctctctctctctctctctctctctctctctctctctcacacgtgcacactgtattgtattttatttattgtaaaactatatgcttcagatgagttttataaaaaacatttttacttataaaaaataaaacgtcatTCAATGAacacactttgagctttacatCATCCATAGATGCTGAagttccttagaaaaaaatgtgtacatcttaaaaaaactttctttcggcttttcccgttaggggtcaccacagcagatcatccgcatgtttgatttggcacgtttttacgctggatccccttcctaatgcaaccctccccatttatccgggcttgggactggcactaaggcttgtgcagccctaatggctggggttggttccctgaccagggatcgaacccgggccgcaggggtgagagcgccgcatcctaaccactagaccaccagggaacctaatgAATCTCTTGACAATACAGACAGAATTGTATATTATTCTCTGTAAGAAACAGCTTCCTTCTTACCTCCTACCAGACAGCCAAGACTTGTACAGAATACAGGAGATGATGTTCACATGCAAGGAGTGACCAGTACCTGCCAGAACTTCCTGTAGTTCCTTAAGTATTGCTGTTGGCCTCTCAGTAGACTCCCTATCAattgattattataatatttaaattataaaagatTACCAATAACGCTGTGCAgatctattatatattttatttatttatttataaagacatacaattctataattattatctagaaaaaaatatttggcttttttttggTTGACAGGAAGCTGATCTGACTAATgcacttggtgacggctggGGGAACGGGCTTTGTGAACTTTTGCTGCCATAATTGCAAAGTCTTGAGAGTGGTTTTGGGGTTGCTGGGTGCAAGATCATGACTGGCATAGATTAATGACAGCTGCACCTCCCATGGCATATCTGCACACAAGATACATAATACAATTAGAACTTACTGAAGCACTTTCTTTATAATAGAGAACTAAAATTtatagaataaagataaagactGATAAAGATTTGATCCTTTAGTAATACAGTACCTTCCAAGACTTTTTGTGTCCCAAACTCAATGATGCTTTTTGTCAGATTTTCCACTGATGCTGCCAGGTTCTCCTTAAGGCCTTGTTGGCCAAGTCGCCCTGTTTGAGAAGGACAAAGACCATGAGTGTAAAACTGAAGAATCCAGAAAAATGTGCTCCaaaacaggatttacagtaaacttaccaagtagcctgatAACTGCTGCAACAGAGACGTTTCTTAACTGCCtttgctttgtttgtgtttccaaCAGCCAAGTGTTCAAGATCAGCCAAACAcgttttctattaaataaaaaattggataTATTAAGTGTTTTGTAGCAGTAACTGATTGACCAATTGTGAGTTCATGCAACATGGATGGCAAATTTGCAATATTTCAACCACTTGATTATTgagacacacactgtctcatatgAGTCTCACATTTGTAGGACTGCAATCTatcaaatgattattatttttgaaactAGAAAGCTGGGAATTAAACACGATGACGCGGTTTTGCATTCAGTACCGAATAACATGGGTGTCGGTCCACatccagcccagttgtgcacaaAGAAGATCCAGGCTGAATACGTAGTCCCAGGCGGTAGGACAGAGATCCTCACCATACCAGCGGCTCTTCTGGAATGTCAGACGTTTGTCTTCCAGAAGAGCCttcagtgtgctggtgatggTGCTGCAGATGTTTCAGGAGGAACCTGGTAGAGAAaacatcttttctttaaaatccagttcattaaaataatgtttacaataatatagTGATGATGGAAAGGTCACAACCAATCACAATTACAGATCCTCAGAACAGGGAGGTTGTGCTCTAACTGTGCATTCCGCTCTTTATGGTTATAACTCCATTTATTAACACTAATATAAGGAGGAGTTctagaaaataaatagtaaatagacATGTAAAGTAGCACACTTTATTATAGGGTTTATGTATCAGACAGTAGCAGGTGTAAATAATGAACATAATGAGGCATTCTTTGCAAATGGTCATCAGCATTTACTCACACTAATACAAAGAATAATATCCTTAAATAGTGACTTGTAACGCAAACTGTGAAGCAAAAAAACCGAATTAGCTCCACTAGATTACACTGAGACTTGAGAATCAAAACTAGATGTTGACTGTTGTTGTAGTTGTTGACTGTTCTGATGACTGTGTTGATAAGAATCAGCTACTTACCCTATCCCAGTGCAGATATTTGCTGAGCAAGCATAAAATATCTCCGCCCGCTTTCATTTTGGTCACGATGTGTATGGCTCTGCATAAAGGGGCATCATAGGAAAAAACACatggccatgctgtcaccatgaccattattaatttaggggcttcaggaaagtctgcaaaggaaacaaaaaaatactacagacttaaaatacactgtatagaaagaaatacaaaaccagAACAACACACATTTTGCTTCTTTGTATCACTGAATCATTTTTAATAGATATGTAATGGAACgtcaatataatctcaccttctttaagaagtctGTAGGCGAGGGTGTGCACTTTATGAGAGTCTCCTCTCTGCTGACATAAGGctacataaaccctacagagaaACTGCAGGACGTTATGTGACTTTTTCTCTGCCTTGATCTTGTCCAAAATGACTGTCAGAAACGTCTCTGTTAGGCACTAAATGAAGCAGAAGAAAAGGATCATCCAATATCCAACTAAATCACACATGTACTCAAATCATGTATATAAAACTATTAGATGTGTAGGAAAACTATTAGACtttatttaaaccaaaacctggagtaaacgtttttacaccacaaaccatatctactgttcattttaagaacatcagggcactgaattaacttttacaaatgagaaaactcaaatccacagctacACAATAAAGTGGTTTAAATTttgtgcacactaaataaaacagaagataataactgaccttgtttacacaaaacacagatgtgACCGATTTTTCCTCATCTGTCAGACCAGGAAGTTTACAACTGCCTTTAAGTAGTGCAGAAACCCAGTTAgtagataataaatcataactggCATCATGAAGAGTTTCCAATGCACAAGCGATGagggattgtgttttgttgtgtttgtgctgtgcagCATCAATTCGAGGTCTTTTAGCAGTCGTGGGTTGTGACGTGTCTGATGCGGCTCTTTTTGCTCTCGGGTTTGTCTGGGTTTGATTTCCTGCGATGGGATATTTACAATCAGatacatgcaaacacaaacacattaaatgtattattttatgttttatatacaataacCAGAATTTATACTTTACTTTGTtggttaaagaaaaatgtgaccATATTAAGATCTTCGGCTGATTAACATTCTATCATGAAAGACTCCTAATTACAGCTCAATGTGAAGTAACAGGTTCAGCTGACGTTGTTTGCTGCTGTTTATGAAGcctttggtgtgtgttttttggaagATGTTAATCTTTCTCTAGTTCCACGTTCTCCTTATTGTTTTGGGATGGTGAAAGAAATTTGCATTGTCGACTCTTTCTTCAttacatacaaaacaaacatctggccttgctgttccaatacttttggaaggGAAATGTTCATACTCGCTTTAGCACATGCTAAGATCGAATTGTATCTCCTCCAGAAAATAGTTTACAACAAGTCACATTTAAATACCTTTGTCAGCTTTCTGCTTATTGTCAGTTTGAGTGAAGGAACTCTTTGTCTCTGCAATGACAATCATCAGTTTATTACATTGTCAATGCAAATACTTTACACATCAGAATATACAGAACCTCAAAAGGTTTTTGTACTACCTTTGTTCAACTCGTTCTTGAGTTTTTTCTGTTAAGGTTCAAAGACAAACACCAGAGACAAAACGAATGACATTTAGTTTCACTTAGTCACAGATCTCACTAAAAGTTTCATTATGTCTGCATTTGAAATCAAAAGAAAGTACCTTCATTAAGCAGATGATTTTCTCGAGACTTCTCATTTTGCACTTCAGCTCTTGAATTTCCAGATGTTTACTGGTGTTTTCGGCTGTACAATAGTTAACAGAATGATATGAAAAGGTGCTCAGatcacactaatcacattatatgtttatttgatagaAATGTATCATGTAGTAATACTGTGCTTTTACTGTCTTACACACTGAAAGCAGAAACATTTAAACTATACacacctttaagtgccagaaACTGGTTTTCAATACCAGAGTTcctttagaaaagaaaaaaaaaaggttcaggtAGAACACGATGTTCATGTGCACTTTATCTGTAGGATGATTTTGTTTGCagacatttacataaattaaatgtgaCCAAATCACGTGACATGAACAATTCTACATTAAAGATAATAcattggggggggggggaataattacagaaaaattacagaaaaataattagtaaaaataaagtataaacagtaaaaaacttacttgtttgtgtctgtgttcagCATCTTTAAACTTTTCAAATCTACagtcagtttcttttttattttatgaaaatcaCCCACACGCAGTCTTAATTGTCAGCTGTCCAGAAAAATGGCGATGTGTGTACTAGTTTCCATggcaaagggggcgtggctttgGGCCGTTTTCTTTCGTCATGGGAAATTGATGCACCAATCAGGGATGCGGACGCTACTGGAGAGGCGGGGCTTCTGCGTTACATAACGATGTACcgtatttgtaatgtttttgcattaatgtaataatatctgatagccattagagggcactctcgtgctgcatgtgggtgtgtttgcagtgtgcagagtaaacgagtaaaaaaCGCTGTGCAGTCATGTCTCCGGTTCTTTCTGCGCATGCTCCGAACTTAATGGgataatatgtgttttatagcataatgatgcaaacattatttacattcatcacattactgtgctggaaaacaatacaaattaaataaaaaagaagtagaagcgtagaagaagaaaagcaggacaaagacagaggtaatgtgatgtaatgaataGTGATGATCATATGAATAAACTCAGTTTAGTAATAGTTTGTGAACAAACTTTATATTGGTccagtttttaaagtttattctaaaagttataaatagtgtaataagTGGACAAGAAATATGATTCAGTTCATGTCACACAGatttataagtttttttttattatttcaattcagtgtcattacaaaataggtttaaatttgtagagattttatttGGACAAACATATCGGACAAAAGAAATCAGCAACATATATTGGTCATCCtgtatcagtcgacctctaggtgtgagtttaaatgatatgctcagttgtatgtatgagataattgtagtCTCTCTGCGTCTTTTAGAGAGACGGAGACTGTCTGGACGGTGAGACGCCACTAAgcgttaatattataataattacactgatcTATTAGAGACGCTTATCAGAAAAGTCCAAATCAAATCCACTCACAAGTGCAGCAGATTCATGTGATGTGAAATAATGTCCTAATGGCAGCAGCAATatacagtcatatatatatttctataaaagagCTCTGATACGGATTTCAGTCattaagaagaacatcttcagaggggtttttctcgtcctggtatcataagtgtagataaacataggtttgtttaattgacagccctgatgaagtctgatgacctgaagaaggtggagctgagacttcagacagcagacggacttctgaggaggaacatcagcaccacacgagaggttagaggtcaccaacctgtaattaatcctggaggaattaagtgtgattagagagatagccatttaaatgtgtgtgtgtgtgtgtgtgtgtgtgtgtgtgtgtgtgtatcaggtgaGTGTACAGTTCAGTGAAGTTCTGATACACCTTCAGGACAGACTTCTGTCTTCAGAAGTCACACTcctcactgtctcactcacacacacatacacacacacacacacacacacatataaaaaaatatatatatacatacatacagtgttgggcggtaacgcgttacagtattagttactgtcaaaagtaacgcgttaccgcccaacactgtatgtataaagtaactccgttactgtTACCGTATGGtaacttttataaaatgaatgaatttgggctgaagtgtagactacagtctgacctgtttacagcagagacacattgtaggattggagtatgaaccactgtaaacaggaagaagacgcactgtgggcgtgtctccgtttattcacgtctgtgcggcagtaatggcgagtcgaggcgagagcaagacgagtttctcaaagtggaaatatgctcattatttcactttagttgagtataaagacaaatactttttagtctaatgtaagctgtgtctttctggtttgaaggtcgtatctactgcgatagcaacacctccagaaactccatgcctgaggagctagaagctagaagctaacccggtgttctgttctacattgttgatagttttcatacttcagctgtgaaaggaacatgtttaagagctcaacacaacagcttttatgatgcagaagtcactttagtgtttgattgtgaatatattatttagcttgttttgttatttatttcagaaatgcttgtgatatattcagtttgtgctgctctgactttaataaaatagtgtttaaaaatgactttgtgattaagtcagttttgtgtttgtagatcataacacataaaagggcattaatgagaacattaaagaaggttctttaaaaaagtaactaaaaagttagttttaacagtaacgcattactttttgaatgaagtaactggtaactgtaactagtcactatttcttagtaaccagcacaacactggGCACGAGTTTGTCCATCTTTTATTCTCCAGGAGTTCAACTGTAGTCCACGGCACGTATATTTTCTGGAATTAGACTTTGAGAAAACTCCGGTAAAATTTACTACATGACCACCCACATGAACCACAATAGACTTGTGcatattttcctgtattttattgtctattatGGTGTTGTTCTGATCTTTGGTGATCATGATGTACTAATATACTGCAGCACTTCATGTGTTACTGTCTTTTACAATCAACTGCATTAACATAAAGAACAGATCATTAGAAAGAACATTTTTGTGTATGatattgtgtattaatgtattttttcgcATGGTAGTTGTACATTGCATCACTTTTCAAGCTACTATCTCTTATTATATGTTACGTTAACGACATAAACAACAACAGATTCATGTATCTTAAAAACTAAATTCTCATacgtgcattacatttacattaatgtgttttttcctgagctcatcagtgcagtatgttgcatcactttcatgctgtcgtctattatgatgtacaatattacaaacaacagcagcagattcatagatctttaaagaaactgttgtacatgcattacgttactgtgtttgtttgtttgtttgtttgtttgtgtttgtttcacacaAGGTTTTAGAGGACGacgagtggacgtctcgtctgcggcggtagaggacgatgagtggacgtctcgactgcggcggtagaggacgatgagtggacgtctcctctgtggcggtagaggacgatgagtggacgtctcgtctgcggcggtagaggacgatgagtggacgtctcgactgcggcggtagaggacgatgagtggacgtctcgactgcggcggtagaggacgatgagtggacgtctcctctgtggcggtagaggacgatgagtggacgtctcgtctgcggcggtttGGCAGCACTGGGGTTTGGCTCTGAAGCTGGAAACACACCTGCTCCTAGTCAGAAGAAATGGTATAAAATCATATAGAACAATATCTGCTTTATCTATTCCCATTTCTCATCCAGTGATCAAATAGTGGAAGCACTGAGATCAGTGTAAAAGACTTTGCTTTTTGCtcaagtgtgttaaagtgtgttatatttatagatcttcatttcacttcacttctgccctcagactctcactagtgtacagagatgattgtggattaaacatattcatctgcatccagtccttcatctgcatccggtcctgctgtttcttccagttctgctcctttaatcatttcttattactattataatctatagttaTTTATGATTAGGTTGTTTTAATCCCAAttagggacttttttttttatcattgtatttgattatatctattgttaaataacctttattaaaatatacatagttttgtaatttgtatttttgtgtgtttaaatctattataatttatcatttgacatttttgtagcattttcagtaattaaaaataaaatgttttatcgttcataaaacagtgactcatgaattattctgtgaacctgctgaacccattatcatcattattattattattattattatgtagaatgtaaataaacaaatacaaaacatgtcccatataataaacttttgtttaaaatgttaaataagtaaattaagaaaataaatatatatccatTTTATGCCCCTTTATTGGAAAAATTAGTCAAATCATACAGATATTAATTAACATGAGTGACAAGTGATGtattttcattcacatcatcagtagTTTTGTGCACTATTGGGGAATTTATATACATCAATCTGCCAAAAACCATAACAAATGTCAATCATCTATccatttcctctttctttttcctctattcccttcttccccttcttttcccctcttcccaccccttaacagactattgatctccagcttcacacagctcacatcctcaactctgtctcacactgccctctagcggCACTATCAGGACGTGCTTTATGCTCCATTCTGTACTAATGtgacttctgtttgtgttttaatgcagtGATTCTCAATCTTTTTCTGCCATTTACCACTTCAGAGGGGTGGGTTTTTAAACGCACCTGTCCTCCGTCACCTCAAAAAAGGATAATGAAATTCATCAAGttgaaaaatgtctaatttattgaACTATCCAATTCTAAATGAACATCAACtagcatcaaaaacaaaaatagagaaaatgtatttcataaatctgtttaaaaCGGGGTTGTAGACTTGATACTGTCACTCTCAAGTCATGTTCAATATTGAGCTGAGATCTGAATTTAGTTTTCAGTGTAGCAACATCTGAAAAGTCTCAGAGATGAGATGTGGCAAAAGGAACAGGATGAAAcagttatattttctttaaggaTGAATTTTTGGTTTAATCTCCTACCAGAGTGATGTGTACAGAATCATCATAAAAATTCTAGTATCTCCATGACAAccgccaaacaaacaaacagcagcaagaagcagcagcgattagcagcaactaagaACATTTACAACTTCTCTTCTAtcaaacatttcttcatacaggtacctggtaaatcttctaaataattatggtagaatattgtacattatttatgtcatgcgggaaacggaggcggaagccaaaGTAACAGcgaataaagttttatttaaacaaaagggcgaagacaaaacacaaatacttgCTGTGAAAGGATTATTCCGGTGGCCCACAATAGTCCAGAGTCTGAGGAATAATCCGAATGAGGGAATCCGGGAAAAAGGAAAGTAATATCCACGGTGCGCCTGGAAAGAGTGCACGGAGCGAGAGCGAGAGTCCGGGTCGAACTGCACGTAGCGGGAAACGCATGCGCGCGCACATAAGGCAATATGAACACACAGGAACATGCAATAAAGGAGCCGGAGTGTGGGGGAATGTGGGGTTTATATCGGcggtgtgatgagtgagtgaatatgcCTCAGGTGTTCTCAATGAAGCCCGATGCGAGGAGCTCCATGTGGCCGGGGCACATGAGAGAAGGAGCAGGGCGTTCCCCGAagcaccaaagggggcgtggcagggggattcctgacaatttagtagaagacttgaaaagtaaaaagtaattatttagtgACATTAGCTATCTAAGATTAACTTTTATAGTttagctttttatattaatccatcatatgtatttaataattagtatagaatctatcagatacaatgaagtagataaatttaacctatttatcccatattttaatcaaactcatgtaacctgtttacttcaagtataatgaacataatatactaataaatagagtagaatagggtcagactgggactacaattttaataatccttgcagccgtggcatgttttatctgttgtggaattccttgtcattgtttagacaatacgtacagctcccagtgtataaaattacaggtgaagagtcttctacagaaaacatctccacagatatggatcaaaacatctatgtggatttggatggagggattatggccctagtcgataaaaaaaatgactataacaaacattttcttataactaaaagcactaaactctttctatgcttttattctgattctttgattatatcgtataaaaatcatgttgttgttgtgtgtattttatgctgtgtgcaggaacatggcagctggtgaacataggTGGCCTTtgcaaggtatgcgtctgcatcaaggcacgTGTGCGTACAtggaagcatgtgctgagggtaTAGCTTCATCTTTGACACCTTTAGACCTacctgcgatgcttgttttttccttcttcttcaaaagcattgcctgtggtgcctggagcagcccacctgtcctttaggtgaacGGTGCTATAATTTCTTCCGTAAATGGATCAGGTTTCCTCCGgaaaaggacgaattcgtttggAAAACTGATGCGGacccgttcagaccggtgatggacattctgcaccacgctgacatgttctccgcagatggaatgtggctagattccatccagaactctgtctatgatcttactgctggacttcagct belongs to Silurus meridionalis isolate SWU-2019-XX chromosome 4, ASM1480568v1, whole genome shotgun sequence and includes:
- the LOC124384520 gene encoding little elongation complex subunit 1-like, whose amino-acid sequence is MWTDTHVIRKRVWLILNTWLLETQTKQRQLRNVSVAAVIRLLGRLGQQGLKENLAASVENLTKSIIEFGTQKVLEDMPWEVQLSLIYASHDLAPSNPKTTLKTLQLWQQKFTKPVPPAVTKCISQISFLSTKKKFLRVSKEA
- the LOC124384604 gene encoding little elongation complex subunit 1-like, with the translated sequence MLNTDTNKNSGIENQFLALKAENTSKHLEIQELKCKMRSLEKIICLMKKKLKNELNKETKSSFTQTDNKQKADKGNQTQTNPRAKRAASDTSQPTTAKRPRIDAAQHKHNKTQSLIACALETLHDASYDLLSTNWVSALLKGSCKLPGLTDEEKSVTSVFCVNKCLTETFLTVILDKIKAEKKSHNVLQFLCRVYVALCQQRGDSHKVHTLAYRLLKEDFPEAPKLIMVMVTAWPCVFSYDAPLCRAIHIVTKMKAGGDILCLLSKYLHWDRFALQVTI